A portion of the Gossypium arboreum isolate Shixiya-1 chromosome 8, ASM2569848v2, whole genome shotgun sequence genome contains these proteins:
- the LOC108465183 gene encoding uncharacterized protein LOC108465183 isoform X2 — MLNSGNNLSRGNAGLSSDMPPLPQCLPLEPISLGSQKYTRSGELSRVLGVPLRNSTSEDHSFGVSHPKPSPPVATEELKNFKESVQDTSRKARDRVKKLRESISKLERYREALSSKKRQRSDISSERTSGVSIAKMGSQIHRNGHDLLTQRLEDRPKSMGLNKRVRTSVADLRADNRTAVNPRQQATIEKDGDVPSAVNGGSARIEEKIRRLPGEGWETKMKRKRSVAAVGNRVAGGDRDIKRVIQPKLSSESKLRSCDIQGFRSKSSPGVGGIRKSDGSFEAAGSDASTVLRNELESTSIPRDRAAMLEQRVVVKANTKATLQDDNQASGPSTMLKGKGSRAPRTGSIMVLDSSSKGSSHAMSQWGGQRPHKNSRTRRANLLSPTSNAEAQISNQGFATPDFGARASIGTGGSVLGSNVDNVTPRIKREPENVSSPFGFSESEESGAGDNKSKEKGTDCSEVTLPASQKAGSFLLPTRKNKMSTIEIGDGVRRQGRTGSSTPSLTKPGVPPMREKLENITTKPIQSARSASEKNRSKTGRPPSKKLKDRKATARVGLVQNNVSSDFTGESDDDRDELFAAATSARNANSLACTGPFWKKMGPMFNSVSSEDTSFLRQQLNLAEGLDESLSQMFGDGYTVLGGVVPKDASTVVEETAKTHTSTGRFDLKQFDKVTPLCQRVLSALIEEDESEEIYNHIEAKNMSLHYASDDSHCGSCNQMDVESKDRDRMESEVESNADFQCQKNSRLDRLSYDASVASNTFRNSSMSNSLHSSERWLGEDECLHSDMGPVSEICSTDLGQVLPKEINVSAVSSLDGQYQFMSMEDKLALELHSIGIYPEALPDLTEGEEAINQNVVELNENLYQQIQKKKKKLGKIDKAIQNGREVDRRNIEYAAMDQLVQMANKKRLACRGGNSSKSAVRKVSKQVALSFIKRTLDRCRKFEQTGNSCFSEPALQDIMFSVHPCSNEAKSVEGIGSGTASNTCNETSNHQAEARGSGAVCGTFERYDSPDALLAVHSTEHAVSKYGSTLNKGRKREVLIDDVVGSASSRVTPALDGTAGGLRGNRSERDSRNTSLVSGAGRTSLDGAKGDRRTKAKPKQKSGHGFNGRLSDPLLPPLANSNKMTEREARSLSPTPSNIRPDDFANLQLNDLDPMEELGVSNDIGGPQDLSSWLNFDEDGLQDHDSIGLEIPMDDLSELKFAF, encoded by the exons GGATAGAGTAAAAAAGTTGCGAGAGTCAATTTCTAAACTTGAAAGGTATAGAGAAGCTTTAAGCTCAAAGAAGCGACAACGAAGTGATATTTCAAGTGAGAGAACAAGTGGAGTAAGTATCGCAAAGATGGGAAGCCAGATTCATAGAAATGGTCATGACTTATTGACTCAAAGATTGGAGGATAGGCCGAAGAGTATGGGGCTGAACAAACGTGTTCGCACATCAGTAGCTGATTTACGG GCTGATAATAGAACTGCTGTGAATCCAAGGCAGCAGGCGACAATAGAAAAGGATGGTGATGTGCCTTCAGCCGTTAATGGTGGTTCTGCTCGAATTGAAGAAAAGATCCGTAGATTGCCAGGTGAAGGATGGGAGACAAAGATGAAAAGGAAACGATCTGTTGCAGCAGTAGGAAATAGAGTCGCTGGTGGTGATCGAGATATAAAACGAGTTATTCAACCAAAGCTGAGCTCTGAATCAAAGTTGAGATCATGTGATATACAGGGTTTTAG ATCAAAATCTTCCCCAGGAGTTGGTGGAATTAGGAAGTCAGATGGTTCTTTTGAAGCAGCTGGTTCAGATGCCAGTACAGTGCTCAGGAATGAACTGGAGAGTACCTCTATTCCTCGAGATCGTGCAGCTATGCTGGAGCAGAGGGTTGTAGTAAAAGCAAATACCAA GGCAACTCTCCAGGATGACAATCAAGCAAGTGGCCCAAGTACAATGCTAAAAGGAAAGGGGTCTAGGGCACCACGTACTGGTTCCATTATGGTGTTGGACTCATCTTCTAAAG GTTCTTCACATGCTATGTCTCAGTGGGGTGGTCAGAGACCACATAAAAACTCACGTACAAGGAGAGCAAATTTACTGTCTCCCACTTCTAATGCTGAAGCTCAGATTTCAAATCAAGGCTTCGCAACACCTGATTTTGGTGCTAGGGCATCTATCGGAACTGGAGGGTCAGTGCTAGGCAGCAATGTAGATAATGTTACACCCAGAATTAAGAGGGAACCTGAGAATGTTTCTTCTCCATTTGGGTTTTCTGAGAGTGAAGAATCAGGGGCTGGAGATAACAAATCAAAGGAGAAAGGAACTGATTGTAGTGAGGTTACTCTGCCTGCATCTCAAAAAGCTGGGTCTTTCTTACTGCCCACGAGGAAGAACAAAATGTCTACTATTGAAATTGGAGATGGAGTCCGAAGACAAGGAAGGACTGGAAGCAGTACACCATCCTTGACTAAACCAGGTGTTCCTCCTATGAGGGAGAAGTTGGAGAATATTACAACCAAGCCAATACAAAGTGCAAGATCTGCTTCTGAGAAAAATAGAAG TAAGACAGGTCGTCCGCCTTCCAAGAAGCTGAAAGATCGCAAGGCCACAGCTCGTGTTGGGTTGGTACAAAATAATGTCTCTTCAGATTTCACAG GTGAATCTGATGATGATCGGGATGAATTATTTGCTGCTGCCACTTCTGCTCGTAATGCTAACA GTCTTGCTTGTACTGGTCCTTTTTGGAAGAAAATGGGACCAATGTTTAATTCTGTCAGCTCAGAGGATACATCATTCCTTAGACAACAG CTAAATTTGGCAGAAGGGCTTGATGAGAGTTTGTCTCAGATGTTTGGAGATGGATATACTGTTTTG GGTGGTGTGGTGCCAAAAGATGCGTCTACTGTTGTTGAAGAAACGGCTAAAACTCACACTTCAACTGGAAGATTTGATCTAAAACAGTTTGACAAGGTTACTCCTTTATGCCAAAGGGTTCTTTCTGCTTTGATAGAAGAAGATGAAAGTGAAGAAATTTACAACCACATTGAAGCTAAGAATATGTCCCTTCACTACGCAAGTGATGATTCCCATTGTGGTTCATGCAACCAGATGGACGTTGAATCTAAAGATAGGGACAGGATGGAATCTGAAGTTGAGTCAAATGCAGATTTTCAGTGTCAGAAGAACTCTCGGTTAGACAGACTCTCTTATGATGCGAGTGTTGCATCTAACACATTTAGGAACTCTAGCATGTCTAATTCGTTACATAGTAGTGAAAGGTGGTTAGGAGAGGATGAATGTTTACATTCGGATATGGGGCCAGTGAGTGAAATATGTTCAACTGACCTGGGTCAGGTCCTACCCAAGGAAATAAATGTTTCTGCCGTTTCTTCTTTGGATGGCCAATATCAATTTATGTCTATGGAGGACAAGCTTGCGCTGGAGCTACATAGTATTGGTATTTATCCAGAGGCTTTG CCTGATTTGACAGAGGGAGAGGAAGCAATAAATCAAAATGTTGTTGAACTTAATGAAAATCTTTATCAACAG attcagaaaaagaagaaaaagttggGGAAGATTGATAAAGCCATTCAGAATGGGAGAGAAGTAGACAGAAG GAACATCGAGTATGCTGCAATGGACCAACTAGTACAAATGGCTAACAAGAAACGTTTG GCTTGTCGTGGGGGTAATTCATCAAAAAGTGCAGTTCGCAAGGTTTCGAAACAAGTTGCATTATCTTTTATTAAGCGAACGCTTGATAGATGTCGGAAATTCGAACAGACGGGCAACAGTTGCTTTAGCGAACCTGCATTACAAGATATCATGTTTTCTGTACATCCATGCAGCAATGAAGCAAAATCTGTTGAAGGTATTGGCTCTGGAACTGCTAGTAATACTTGCAACGAAACATCGAACCATCAAGCCGAAGCCAGGGGCTCAG GTGCTGTTTGTGGTACTTTTGAGAGGTACGATTCTCCAGATGCCCTTCTGGCTGTTCACTCGACAGAGCATGCTGTTTCCAAGTACGGATCTACGCTGAACAAAGGTAGGAAGAGGGAAGTACTGATCGATGATGTAGTTGGGAGTGCTTCTTCTAGGGTAACACCGGCTCTTGATGGCACCGCCGGAGGACTAAGGGGAAATAGAAGCGAAAGAGATTCAAGAAATACAAGTTTGGTATCCGGGGCTGGTCGGACATCATTAGACGGTGCCAAGGGTGACCGGAGAACAAAAGCAAAGCCCAAACAGAAGTCAGGGCATGGATTCAACGGCAGGCTCTCGGATCCTTTGCTACCACCTTTGGCTAATTCTAACAAGATGACTGAAAGAGAAGCTAGGTCATTATCTCCAACCCCGAGTAATATTCGTCCGGATGATTTCGCAAACTTGCAACTAAATGATTTAGATCCTATGGAAGAATTGGGTGTTTCAAATGATATTGGTGGTCCCCAAGATTTGAGTTCATGGCTAAACTTTGATGAAGATGGCTTGCAAGACCATGATTCAATAGGTTTAGAAATACCAATGGATGACCTCTCAGAGTTGAAATTTGCATTTTGA
- the LOC108465183 gene encoding uncharacterized protein LOC108465183 isoform X1, which translates to MLNSGNNLSRGNAGLSSDMPPLPQCLPLEPISLGSQKYTRSGELSRVLGVPLRNSTSEDHSFGVSHPKPSPPVATEELKNFKESVQDTSRKARDRVKKLRESISKLERYREALSSKKRQRSDISSERTSGVSIAKMGSQIHRNGHDLLTQRLEDRPKSMGLNKRVRTSVADLRADNRTAVNPRQQATIEKDGDVPSAVNGGSARIEEKIRRLPGEGWETKMKRKRSVAAVGNRVAGGDRDIKRVIQPKLSSESKLRSCDIQGFRSKSSPGVGGIRKSDGSFEAAGSDASTVLRNELESTSIPRDRAAMLEQRVVVKANTKATLQDDNQASGPSTMLKGKGSRAPRTGSIMVLDSSSKGHLSSGALQGWEQPNLNKTQPLGVGSNQKRLMSTGSSHAMSQWGGQRPHKNSRTRRANLLSPTSNAEAQISNQGFATPDFGARASIGTGGSVLGSNVDNVTPRIKREPENVSSPFGFSESEESGAGDNKSKEKGTDCSEVTLPASQKAGSFLLPTRKNKMSTIEIGDGVRRQGRTGSSTPSLTKPGVPPMREKLENITTKPIQSARSASEKNRSKTGRPPSKKLKDRKATARVGLVQNNVSSDFTGESDDDRDELFAAATSARNANSLACTGPFWKKMGPMFNSVSSEDTSFLRQQLNLAEGLDESLSQMFGDGYTVLGGVVPKDASTVVEETAKTHTSTGRFDLKQFDKVTPLCQRVLSALIEEDESEEIYNHIEAKNMSLHYASDDSHCGSCNQMDVESKDRDRMESEVESNADFQCQKNSRLDRLSYDASVASNTFRNSSMSNSLHSSERWLGEDECLHSDMGPVSEICSTDLGQVLPKEINVSAVSSLDGQYQFMSMEDKLALELHSIGIYPEALPDLTEGEEAINQNVVELNENLYQQIQKKKKKLGKIDKAIQNGREVDRRNIEYAAMDQLVQMANKKRLACRGGNSSKSAVRKVSKQVALSFIKRTLDRCRKFEQTGNSCFSEPALQDIMFSVHPCSNEAKSVEGIGSGTASNTCNETSNHQAEARGSGAVCGTFERYDSPDALLAVHSTEHAVSKYGSTLNKGRKREVLIDDVVGSASSRVTPALDGTAGGLRGNRSERDSRNTSLVSGAGRTSLDGAKGDRRTKAKPKQKSGHGFNGRLSDPLLPPLANSNKMTEREARSLSPTPSNIRPDDFANLQLNDLDPMEELGVSNDIGGPQDLSSWLNFDEDGLQDHDSIGLEIPMDDLSELKFAF; encoded by the exons GGATAGAGTAAAAAAGTTGCGAGAGTCAATTTCTAAACTTGAAAGGTATAGAGAAGCTTTAAGCTCAAAGAAGCGACAACGAAGTGATATTTCAAGTGAGAGAACAAGTGGAGTAAGTATCGCAAAGATGGGAAGCCAGATTCATAGAAATGGTCATGACTTATTGACTCAAAGATTGGAGGATAGGCCGAAGAGTATGGGGCTGAACAAACGTGTTCGCACATCAGTAGCTGATTTACGG GCTGATAATAGAACTGCTGTGAATCCAAGGCAGCAGGCGACAATAGAAAAGGATGGTGATGTGCCTTCAGCCGTTAATGGTGGTTCTGCTCGAATTGAAGAAAAGATCCGTAGATTGCCAGGTGAAGGATGGGAGACAAAGATGAAAAGGAAACGATCTGTTGCAGCAGTAGGAAATAGAGTCGCTGGTGGTGATCGAGATATAAAACGAGTTATTCAACCAAAGCTGAGCTCTGAATCAAAGTTGAGATCATGTGATATACAGGGTTTTAG ATCAAAATCTTCCCCAGGAGTTGGTGGAATTAGGAAGTCAGATGGTTCTTTTGAAGCAGCTGGTTCAGATGCCAGTACAGTGCTCAGGAATGAACTGGAGAGTACCTCTATTCCTCGAGATCGTGCAGCTATGCTGGAGCAGAGGGTTGTAGTAAAAGCAAATACCAA GGCAACTCTCCAGGATGACAATCAAGCAAGTGGCCCAAGTACAATGCTAAAAGGAAAGGGGTCTAGGGCACCACGTACTGGTTCCATTATGGTGTTGGACTCATCTTCTAAAGGTCACCTCTCATCTGGAGCTTTGCAGGGCTGGGAACAGCCAAATCTAAATAAGACCCAACCATTAGGTGTTGGTAGCAATCAAAAACGTTTGATGTCTACAGGTTCTTCACATGCTATGTCTCAGTGGGGTGGTCAGAGACCACATAAAAACTCACGTACAAGGAGAGCAAATTTACTGTCTCCCACTTCTAATGCTGAAGCTCAGATTTCAAATCAAGGCTTCGCAACACCTGATTTTGGTGCTAGGGCATCTATCGGAACTGGAGGGTCAGTGCTAGGCAGCAATGTAGATAATGTTACACCCAGAATTAAGAGGGAACCTGAGAATGTTTCTTCTCCATTTGGGTTTTCTGAGAGTGAAGAATCAGGGGCTGGAGATAACAAATCAAAGGAGAAAGGAACTGATTGTAGTGAGGTTACTCTGCCTGCATCTCAAAAAGCTGGGTCTTTCTTACTGCCCACGAGGAAGAACAAAATGTCTACTATTGAAATTGGAGATGGAGTCCGAAGACAAGGAAGGACTGGAAGCAGTACACCATCCTTGACTAAACCAGGTGTTCCTCCTATGAGGGAGAAGTTGGAGAATATTACAACCAAGCCAATACAAAGTGCAAGATCTGCTTCTGAGAAAAATAGAAG TAAGACAGGTCGTCCGCCTTCCAAGAAGCTGAAAGATCGCAAGGCCACAGCTCGTGTTGGGTTGGTACAAAATAATGTCTCTTCAGATTTCACAG GTGAATCTGATGATGATCGGGATGAATTATTTGCTGCTGCCACTTCTGCTCGTAATGCTAACA GTCTTGCTTGTACTGGTCCTTTTTGGAAGAAAATGGGACCAATGTTTAATTCTGTCAGCTCAGAGGATACATCATTCCTTAGACAACAG CTAAATTTGGCAGAAGGGCTTGATGAGAGTTTGTCTCAGATGTTTGGAGATGGATATACTGTTTTG GGTGGTGTGGTGCCAAAAGATGCGTCTACTGTTGTTGAAGAAACGGCTAAAACTCACACTTCAACTGGAAGATTTGATCTAAAACAGTTTGACAAGGTTACTCCTTTATGCCAAAGGGTTCTTTCTGCTTTGATAGAAGAAGATGAAAGTGAAGAAATTTACAACCACATTGAAGCTAAGAATATGTCCCTTCACTACGCAAGTGATGATTCCCATTGTGGTTCATGCAACCAGATGGACGTTGAATCTAAAGATAGGGACAGGATGGAATCTGAAGTTGAGTCAAATGCAGATTTTCAGTGTCAGAAGAACTCTCGGTTAGACAGACTCTCTTATGATGCGAGTGTTGCATCTAACACATTTAGGAACTCTAGCATGTCTAATTCGTTACATAGTAGTGAAAGGTGGTTAGGAGAGGATGAATGTTTACATTCGGATATGGGGCCAGTGAGTGAAATATGTTCAACTGACCTGGGTCAGGTCCTACCCAAGGAAATAAATGTTTCTGCCGTTTCTTCTTTGGATGGCCAATATCAATTTATGTCTATGGAGGACAAGCTTGCGCTGGAGCTACATAGTATTGGTATTTATCCAGAGGCTTTG CCTGATTTGACAGAGGGAGAGGAAGCAATAAATCAAAATGTTGTTGAACTTAATGAAAATCTTTATCAACAG attcagaaaaagaagaaaaagttggGGAAGATTGATAAAGCCATTCAGAATGGGAGAGAAGTAGACAGAAG GAACATCGAGTATGCTGCAATGGACCAACTAGTACAAATGGCTAACAAGAAACGTTTG GCTTGTCGTGGGGGTAATTCATCAAAAAGTGCAGTTCGCAAGGTTTCGAAACAAGTTGCATTATCTTTTATTAAGCGAACGCTTGATAGATGTCGGAAATTCGAACAGACGGGCAACAGTTGCTTTAGCGAACCTGCATTACAAGATATCATGTTTTCTGTACATCCATGCAGCAATGAAGCAAAATCTGTTGAAGGTATTGGCTCTGGAACTGCTAGTAATACTTGCAACGAAACATCGAACCATCAAGCCGAAGCCAGGGGCTCAG GTGCTGTTTGTGGTACTTTTGAGAGGTACGATTCTCCAGATGCCCTTCTGGCTGTTCACTCGACAGAGCATGCTGTTTCCAAGTACGGATCTACGCTGAACAAAGGTAGGAAGAGGGAAGTACTGATCGATGATGTAGTTGGGAGTGCTTCTTCTAGGGTAACACCGGCTCTTGATGGCACCGCCGGAGGACTAAGGGGAAATAGAAGCGAAAGAGATTCAAGAAATACAAGTTTGGTATCCGGGGCTGGTCGGACATCATTAGACGGTGCCAAGGGTGACCGGAGAACAAAAGCAAAGCCCAAACAGAAGTCAGGGCATGGATTCAACGGCAGGCTCTCGGATCCTTTGCTACCACCTTTGGCTAATTCTAACAAGATGACTGAAAGAGAAGCTAGGTCATTATCTCCAACCCCGAGTAATATTCGTCCGGATGATTTCGCAAACTTGCAACTAAATGATTTAGATCCTATGGAAGAATTGGGTGTTTCAAATGATATTGGTGGTCCCCAAGATTTGAGTTCATGGCTAAACTTTGATGAAGATGGCTTGCAAGACCATGATTCAATAGGTTTAGAAATACCAATGGATGACCTCTCAGAGTTGAAATTTGCATTTTGA